Proteins co-encoded in one Balneolaceae bacterium genomic window:
- a CDS encoding capsule assembly Wzi family protein produces MILLLLITTFSNLYGQLSVETSGIFSTESNTPFWFQSNRNGVYSSEGSQFLTRLQYHNSYDELNNFKILYGTSVIGRPGSQSTLSLNQGYLKIRGFGLEFAGGRFIDPSPLFYDNELGMGSLGVSTNASPIPKLKLGLRDWLSVPFTNDFLQVYGYVTHGWLGSARFGDNVLLHEKAGYFKLGGDRSVNVYGGLVHYVIWGGSTPEEGDIPNGFSDFIDIFFAQSGDESTPGSEQAYVLGNQLGTWSFGSLIDLSGTDISIYLQSPIETNYDLKLKNMSDILTGISFDFGENATLPVDKFVYEYLYTKNQSGPRRVNPDADPDVDRFRGNQNYYNHEIYESGWAYQYRTIGNPLFKADEDALGILNNRIIAHHVGIESSVNQVDLFGKITYSKNFGKRCDNRNPDIGEGDLFGIQCNREVTIDPGTPITQWSLLAGTEFPLPIIPDQNIRFRVETALDSGRLFGDQFGILTSIRWTP; encoded by the coding sequence TTGATCTTGTTACTACTGATTACAACCTTTTCCAACCTTTATGGACAATTATCAGTAGAAACCTCTGGAATCTTCAGCACAGAAAGTAATACACCTTTTTGGTTTCAATCGAACAGAAATGGTGTTTATTCAAGCGAAGGCAGCCAGTTCTTAACCCGGTTACAATACCATAATTCGTACGATGAGCTCAACAATTTTAAAATTCTCTATGGTACAAGTGTAATTGGGCGTCCGGGAAGTCAATCCACACTCTCATTGAACCAGGGATATCTTAAAATTCGTGGATTCGGACTTGAATTTGCCGGTGGCCGGTTTATCGATCCCTCCCCTCTTTTCTATGATAATGAGCTTGGCATGGGATCTCTCGGAGTCAGTACCAATGCATCTCCAATTCCAAAATTAAAACTTGGGTTGCGTGATTGGTTGTCCGTTCCTTTTACAAACGATTTTCTTCAGGTTTATGGATATGTAACGCATGGCTGGCTTGGAAGTGCCCGCTTTGGAGATAATGTACTTCTGCATGAAAAGGCCGGATATTTTAAGCTTGGAGGAGATCGGTCTGTGAACGTATATGGCGGGCTGGTACACTATGTAATATGGGGTGGCAGCACTCCTGAAGAAGGAGATATTCCAAATGGTTTTTCTGATTTTATTGACATTTTCTTTGCTCAAAGTGGTGATGAATCTACCCCCGGCAGCGAACAGGCCTATGTATTGGGAAACCAATTGGGAACCTGGTCATTTGGGTCTTTGATTGATCTTTCGGGAACAGATATTTCAATTTACCTGCAATCTCCCATCGAAACCAACTACGATCTGAAGCTCAAAAATATGAGTGATATTTTGACCGGTATTTCTTTTGATTTTGGAGAAAATGCGACTCTTCCTGTTGATAAATTTGTATACGAATATTTGTATACAAAAAATCAGAGCGGCCCCAGAAGAGTAAATCCTGATGCAGATCCCGATGTTGATCGTTTCAGGGGAAACCAAAATTACTATAATCACGAGATTTATGAATCAGGTTGGGCGTACCAGTATCGGACGATTGGGAATCCGCTTTTTAAAGCTGATGAGGATGCACTCGGAATCTTAAACAATCGAATTATCGCACATCATGTGGGGATTGAATCAAGCGTTAACCAAGTAGATTTATTCGGAAAAATCACCTACAGTAAAAATTTTGGAAAACGATGCGATAACAGAAATCCGGATATTGGTGAGGGAGATCTTTTCGGAATTCAATGCAATCGTGAAGTAACAATCGATCCGGGAACCCCGATTACTCAATGGTCATTATTAGCCGGAACTGAATTCCCGCTTCCTATAATTCCTGATCAAAATATCCGATTTAGAGTAGAAACCGCCCTTGACAGCGGACGACTTTTTGGAGATCAATTTGGCATTTTGACAAGCATTCGATGGACGCCTTAA
- a CDS encoding asparagine synthase-related protein, with translation MPKVVQKLHDFANLIEPEKNQIFNMSHEEAEKIVANGDPEEVRKIDGSFAIVTKEGQQVRMARSIGRPMRYFMAKQVEGPLLVVAERIDDIYNYLKELGLHHQFRPDYTRMVPAHYVTKLDVIGCPDPNPDYKRYFTPKRNQLNADLDKIGEAYVGAMANELEKWLDSIPKDEPIGVLFSGGIDSGSVFLTLYDLLLKRGESPARLKAFTLSINHGPDASQAYKFLDSLDLSMFLEVMEGESSDLDYKETIRVIEDYKQRDVEAATTALALCKLIRKKYPNWKYLVDGDGGDENLKSYPIEENPELTIRSVLNNPLLYHEGWGVDKIKHSLTYSGGHSRGSVRTYATAAHFGFEGFSPYSLPNVIEVSEGIPFIQLTDWNHEELYALKGEIVQRGVKAVTGLDMPVFPKRRMQHGSVGKDDFEKIFPDDEMVYRDYFRSLYR, from the coding sequence ATGCCTAAAGTAGTACAGAAACTCCACGATTTTGCCAATCTGATTGAACCGGAAAAAAACCAAATTTTCAATATGTCTCATGAAGAGGCTGAGAAAATTGTGGCCAATGGAGATCCTGAAGAAGTTCGTAAAATTGACGGTAGTTTTGCGATTGTTACAAAAGAGGGACAACAGGTTCGGATGGCACGCTCAATCGGCCGGCCCATGCGCTATTTTATGGCCAAACAGGTGGAGGGCCCGTTATTAGTTGTAGCTGAAAGAATCGATGATATCTATAACTATCTGAAGGAGTTAGGTTTACATCATCAATTTCGTCCGGATTATACCCGAATGGTACCGGCTCATTATGTTACTAAGTTAGATGTAATTGGCTGCCCGGATCCGAATCCGGATTACAAACGATATTTTACGCCAAAACGAAATCAACTCAATGCAGATCTGGATAAAATAGGGGAAGCCTATGTAGGTGCGATGGCTAATGAGTTAGAAAAATGGCTGGATTCAATTCCAAAAGATGAACCCATTGGTGTTCTGTTTTCTGGTGGAATTGACAGCGGTTCGGTGTTTCTGACCCTGTATGATCTGCTGCTAAAAAGGGGAGAGTCGCCTGCCAGGTTAAAAGCATTTACATTATCAATCAATCATGGACCGGATGCCTCGCAAGCGTATAAATTCCTGGACTCACTGGATTTAAGCATGTTTCTTGAAGTGATGGAGGGAGAGTCTTCGGATCTGGATTACAAAGAGACTATTCGTGTGATTGAGGATTACAAACAACGAGATGTTGAAGCCGCAACAACTGCATTGGCTCTGTGTAAATTGATTAGAAAGAAATACCCTAACTGGAAATATCTGGTTGATGGAGATGGCGGAGATGAAAATTTAAAATCCTATCCGATTGAAGAAAATCCTGAATTAACGATTCGAAGTGTCCTGAACAATCCACTGCTGTATCACGAAGGGTGGGGTGTTGACAAAATTAAGCATTCACTTACCTATAGCGGAGGGCATAGCCGCGGAAGTGTTCGAACCTATGCAACGGCCGCTCATTTTGGATTTGAAGGATTCAGCCCTTATTCACTGCCAAACGTAATTGAAGTTTCTGAAGGTATTCCATTTATACAGTTAACCGACTGGAATCACGAAGAGCTATATGCTCTAAAAGGAGAGATCGTTCAACGTGGAGTGAAGGCTGTTACAGGTTTAGACATGCCGGTCTTTCCAAAACGAAGAATGCAGCATGGTTCTGTAGGAAAGGATGATTTTGAGAAGATTTTTCCTGATGACGAGATGGTGTATCGGGATTATTTTAGATCGCTTTATCGATAA
- a CDS encoding RES family NAD+ phosphorylase, producing MDLYRIARERYIEDLSGEGSRIYGGRWNFKGTPVLYTSQSESLAALETLVHAPVSAIPDDLNLLILSVPDNLKPEIIQREELPGDWRNYPAPNKLAEIGAKWINSTMSVMLKVPSVLVQTESNILINPLHSDMEKIEVKEIRPFCFDTRLLKRN from the coding sequence ATGGATCTCTACAGGATTGCCAGGGAGAGATATATTGAAGATTTAAGTGGAGAAGGATCCAGAATATATGGAGGGAGATGGAATTTTAAAGGAACACCAGTTCTTTATACTTCTCAAAGTGAATCTCTTGCTGCATTAGAAACACTTGTACATGCCCCGGTTTCGGCAATTCCGGATGATTTGAATCTGTTAATTCTATCGGTACCTGATAATCTAAAACCTGAAATCATACAAAGGGAAGAGCTTCCGGGCGATTGGCGAAATTATCCAGCACCAAATAAACTGGCGGAGATTGGTGCAAAATGGATTAATTCTACAATGAGCGTAATGCTTAAAGTACCCTCTGTTTTGGTGCAAACAGAAAGTAATATTTTGATAAATCCTTTGCACTCTGATATGGAAAAAATTGAGGTGAAAGAGATCAGGCCGTTTTGTTTTGACACAAGGCTTCTCAAAAGAAACTAA
- a CDS encoding antitoxin Xre/MbcA/ParS toxin-binding domain-containing protein, which translates to MSTDSLNNILREAAVAYVASSPMTMVELARQGISKKSLIKLAEIGSLSLKQFSELLPVSLRTLQRYKDDDLLPPEVSEHALLVAEVLGKGIDVFNNRKQFQQWLQSPSVALAGQTPFSLLDTSFGARMVTDELGRLEQGVYA; encoded by the coding sequence ATGAGTACAGACTCATTAAATAACATACTAAGAGAGGCCGCAGTTGCTTACGTAGCATCCTCGCCAATGACAATGGTAGAACTGGCACGGCAGGGTATTTCAAAAAAATCATTGATTAAACTCGCTGAAATCGGGTCCTTATCCCTAAAACAGTTCTCTGAACTTCTGCCTGTATCGCTTCGAACCCTCCAACGATATAAGGACGATGATCTTCTTCCACCGGAAGTTTCAGAACACGCCTTACTCGTTGCTGAAGTTCTTGGAAAAGGGATCGATGTTTTTAACAATCGGAAACAGTTTCAGCAATGGCTTCAATCTCCTTCTGTAGCTTTAGCAGGGCAAACTCCATTCAGTCTGCTCGATACAAGTTTTGGAGCCCGCATGGTTACTGATGAGCTTGGCAGGTTGGAACAAGGTGTATATGCCTGA
- a CDS encoding sugar phosphate isomerase/epimerase family protein, translated as MKTIKGPAIFLAQFVGDEEPFNDLISLCKWAESLGYKGVQIPTWETGLIDVKKLAESKTFADEYRGKIEETGVVITELASHLIGQLVAVHPAYDTMFDAFAPEELHGKPKERQEWAIQQLKYTAKASKNLGLDAHITFSGALMWHTVYPWPQRPAGLVEDGFAELAKLWNPILDEFDENGVDVCYELHPGEDLHDGITYEKFLEATDNHRRARILYDPSHFVLQQLDYLEFIDIYKDYIEAFHVKDAEFNPTGRAGVYGGYESWIDRPGRFRSIGDGQVDFRSIFTKLSQYDIDCWAVLEWECCIKHPEQGAREGAELINDYIIQVTEKAFDDFAGGGGDTELNKKILGID; from the coding sequence ATGAAAACAATAAAAGGACCTGCCATATTTCTGGCGCAATTTGTAGGAGATGAAGAACCGTTTAACGACCTGATATCCCTGTGTAAGTGGGCTGAATCCCTGGGATATAAAGGAGTGCAGATACCCACGTGGGAAACCGGATTGATTGACGTTAAAAAACTTGCTGAAAGCAAAACATTTGCTGATGAATACAGAGGCAAAATTGAAGAAACCGGTGTTGTAATTACTGAACTGGCTTCACATCTCATTGGCCAGCTCGTAGCTGTTCATCCGGCGTATGATACGATGTTCGATGCTTTTGCTCCCGAGGAACTTCACGGAAAACCGAAGGAACGACAGGAGTGGGCAATACAGCAGTTAAAGTACACCGCAAAGGCCAGTAAAAATTTAGGACTGGATGCCCATATCACCTTTTCCGGGGCTTTAATGTGGCATACAGTTTACCCGTGGCCTCAGCGACCTGCCGGCTTGGTTGAAGATGGTTTTGCCGAACTTGCCAAACTCTGGAACCCAATTTTGGATGAGTTTGATGAGAATGGTGTGGATGTGTGCTATGAATTGCACCCGGGTGAAGACCTGCATGATGGAATTACCTATGAGAAATTCCTCGAGGCCACAGATAATCATCGTCGTGCAAGAATTCTGTATGATCCCAGTCACTTTGTTCTTCAGCAGCTTGATTACCTGGAATTTATCGATATCTATAAAGACTATATCGAAGCGTTTCATGTGAAAGATGCGGAGTTTAATCCTACTGGAAGAGCCGGGGTTTATGGTGGTTACGAAAGCTGGATTGATCGTCCGGGACGATTCCGGTCTATTGGTGACGGGCAAGTAGATTTCAGAAGTATCTTTACCAAACTGTCTCAGTATGATATAGATTGCTGGGCAGTTCTTGAATGGGAATGCTGTATCAAACATCCTGAGCAGGGAGCCCGTGAAGGTGCTGAATTAATCAACGATTATATCATCCAGGTTACCGAAAAAGCCTTTGATGACTTTGCCGGTGGCGGTGGTGATACAGAGTTGAATAAGAAAATTTTAGGAATCGATTAA
- a CDS encoding Gfo/Idh/MocA family oxidoreductase, which produces MSKKLKYGMVGGSLDAFIGEVHRKAAALDSKFSLVAGAFSSSPEKSKKTGDALGLDPDRTYGSFNEMIEKESQLPEDERIEAVSIVTPNHVHFEPAKLALENGFHVIIDKPLAFNLQQAKDLKEIIDETGQILALTHTYTGYPMVKEAKEYVRTGELGDLRKIYVEYPQGWLATPLEEEGNKQASWRTDPERSGAGGAIGDIGTHAANLAEYVSGKNITHICADINTVVEGRQLDDDAAALLKFEDGTTGVLMVSQIAAGEENDIKIRVYGEKGGLEWKQSDQNTLLFKPLEGPHKIIRTGTGYVSDLAKANTRTPAGHPEGYLEAFANIYVAFHKAVVDHQNGEYNSAGDYDFPDVVDGIRGMAFVDTMIESSKSETKWTPIKL; this is translated from the coding sequence ATGAGCAAAAAATTAAAATATGGAATGGTAGGAGGCAGCCTTGATGCCTTCATCGGAGAAGTGCACAGAAAAGCTGCTGCATTGGATAGTAAATTCTCATTAGTTGCAGGAGCCTTTAGCAGTAGCCCGGAAAAATCGAAAAAAACAGGTGATGCTTTAGGACTCGATCCCGATCGTACATATGGATCATTTAATGAGATGATTGAGAAAGAGAGTCAATTGCCGGAAGATGAACGGATTGAAGCTGTGTCGATTGTTACACCGAATCATGTTCACTTTGAACCGGCAAAACTTGCCCTTGAAAATGGATTTCATGTCATTATCGATAAACCGCTGGCATTTAATCTTCAGCAGGCAAAAGATTTAAAAGAAATTATTGATGAAACCGGGCAAATCCTGGCACTGACTCACACCTACACCGGTTACCCGATGGTGAAAGAAGCCAAAGAGTATGTTAGAACAGGGGAACTGGGCGATCTTCGAAAGATTTATGTAGAGTATCCACAGGGATGGCTGGCAACTCCTCTCGAAGAAGAAGGGAATAAACAAGCATCCTGGAGAACGGACCCGGAGCGATCGGGTGCCGGCGGAGCCATTGGAGATATTGGCACCCATGCTGCTAATCTTGCTGAGTATGTTTCAGGGAAAAACATCACACACATTTGTGCGGATATCAATACTGTAGTTGAAGGAAGACAGCTTGATGATGATGCCGCTGCTCTTCTAAAGTTTGAAGATGGTACAACTGGTGTATTAATGGTCAGCCAGATTGCAGCCGGTGAAGAGAACGATATAAAAATTCGCGTTTATGGAGAAAAAGGTGGACTCGAGTGGAAGCAGTCTGATCAAAATACATTGCTGTTCAAACCATTAGAGGGACCTCACAAAATTATCCGAACAGGTACCGGGTATGTATCAGACCTGGCTAAAGCAAATACAAGAACTCCAGCAGGCCATCCGGAAGGATATCTGGAAGCCTTTGCTAACATTTATGTAGCATTCCATAAAGCCGTTGTTGATCATCAAAACGGTGAATATAATTCTGCTGGCGATTATGATTTTCCCGATGTTGTAGACGGCATACGCGGAATGGCTTTTGTTGATACGATGATCGAATCAAGTAAATCTGAAACTAAATGGACACCCATTAAATTATGA